The DNA sequence agCTTTTCAAAACATCAATATTCCACTGGAACCAAACTTTGTGCCTCTAGGAATAAGGGAATCGGAGACTTTTCCTACAGATGGCATTGATCGGATCCCCCATATTATACACCAGACTTGGAAAAATGATCAAATTCCCAGTAAATTTTCGAAATGGATTCACACCTGGACCAAGAACCACCCAGGTTGGACATACTACTTATGGACAGATGACAGTGCCCGTCAGCTCATCAAGGAAAGGCATCCACACTTACTGAAAGTATTCGATGGTTATTCAGAGGGAATAAGGAGAGCTGATGCATTGCGTTATGTTATTATGTATGAATTTGGTGGCATATATGCCGATATGGATTTAGAAAACTTGAAGTCACTTGAACCTTTTACGAAAAAATATGCATGCTTCTTATCACAAGAGCCATATGAACATCCGATCCTAGAtggaaactttgaaaatttagTGATTAATGCAATACTGGGCTGTAGGCCAAAACATCCTTTCATGAAAAAGTTAATGGACAGGTTACCAGCTTTCCAACACATGTGGAATGTCCTGGACAGCACCGGGCCACATTTTGTAACCTCCGTTTACCAAGATTTCAAGGCAGAATATTCTTACCCAGACACACATGTAAATGGAATTTACTTGGCTCCAGCAGAGTATTTTTTTCCAACTATAGACCCAGCcaaatttttccatttttacagCCAATGCAGGAAGTGGGAAAAGCTTAGCGAGATTCAAAAGACAGCCTGTAAAACACTGAAAGTTCTTGGAGCAAAGAGAAAGCCTCTGCCTTTTTCTTACACAGACCACCATTGGGAACACACCTACATTGACCTCAGACTTTCTTTAAAAGGACCAATAAACATTCATTCTCTTGTACCACATGCTAAAATATATTCTTCTATTCCATAGCAGGTGTGTGTTTATAATTTTATTAGTGTGAGGTATCTAGTCAAGCCTCTGAACCAAGACATTTTGTAtgaccacaatttgaacatgCTTGAATGTactctgtcaggaagctttccaatttttctggcccagtggttcatgaaatttttaaatgaactcGCCCtattcttgattatctcccctttgaaggaggcatgtccctttatttgaacaaacttgaatcccttcacccaaggatgatttatgccaagtttgatagaaattagcccagtggttctggagaagatgtgAATTAAAAGTTCATGCCGACAACAACAGACGCTGGACAAatattgatcagaaaagctcacttgagccttcagctcggGTGATTTAAAAATGTAAGGCCATTTTTGTTGGTTGAAATTAAGATCTATGTACTTGCATCATTGAGTCATGTCAAATAAGCCAACTTATTTATTTTCTGGCAATTActttttttgtttaaatgtttGGTTTCATTGTTGTTTATACTGTATACTCTGCACATACAAGAAATTAAATGAACAAATGaatcaaatattaattatttatttcttcATATGTAACACCATAAAATAAGTGCACACCAAAGAAATCTTTTCATCAACTGTTAAATTGTCAAAATGGTGATGATAAAAAAAGATGGAAAATGAATGACATTCTGGACAAGCAAAGTCAAATGTTTTACTCCTGAcaagaaaagaaagaagaaaaatattgcaCTTCTCCCTATAAAAGAGGTTCAACTGTCACTTCTTAAAAAAGAGGTTTGACTGTCACCTCTCCCTATAAAAGAGGTTCAACTGTCATTTAAACAGAGGAAAAACTTCATAAACTTTTCTCATGCTATAGTACGTTGCATATGAAATGTTCAAGGGTTGGTATCATGTGAAAGTATTTAGATATTAGcaaattctttttaaagttAGCAATGGTGGTGTAATTGTATATACTGCATTCAAAAGGAAGCCTTTTATAGAGGTCAATTTAGCGATAATACTGTTATATTCagtattgatagaaataaaagtTTTCTGTTCCATAGCAAGTCTAAAAGCTTTACTCTAACATCACAATGTAGTATAAAAATAACATACTCGGACGAAATAAGATACATTCTGAATAGTGAGATGAGATGCATTAACTGTATGTATTGACTGTCTTCATACCCATTTCTGTTGTACATGATTGTCATACTGGCCATAACAAAAACATTTCACCAGTTAGATCTATACACACTGAACCTTTACTATCTTAACACTATTAATCAGCATGATTAAAAAAACTGCAATACCTGTACAATGTACTTTGAGACTAGATAAAAACTGCATTAATTTAGTGACTCCACATTCTttggtgaaaaaaaaatcctgatatTTTTTACACCCTTTTTCATTCACACATTgagaattaaaataaattattcttTTCCAAATACAACAACTAAACTCTAATAAGTAATGAATTAAAACAATCATTCAATATAATGCCATTTTCGCAGTGATAAACATTTCATGATCAATGTTAACATATAGGCTCATGATAGTGATTTTAACTAACAAGCAACAAGCAAATCAACAAGTTTTTTTTCCAATGATATACAAATTATGAAACAGTGTTGTCTATTGCAATTGCCTCCGCTGAATACAGTTCTGCACAGAAACTAGAACGGTCAGTAAACATAACGTTGGGACTGAAGATGATTGCCAACACTCCTGATGTGGGTCGCTCTGAGGGACAAAGTTTCTGTGCCTCCTTCACCGTGTTCTAGCTTTCTGTTGAGACCAATCTAGATAAAGCACCACACTCACTCATGGCCTTCATCATGTCATGTAACGCTTCTTGTGGTCTGTTAAAATGTCGGTGACTGCAACTAACTTCTTTAATGAGGACTGCAAAAAGAAAATCAGGATTGTGTGTGAAGCCTATTGTGACAATTAGAACATCAACCTTTTTCAATTACAGAGCTTTTACCTTCACCTTCAGTTCATCAAGTAGCTAATCCATAACTCGCAGAGACACAGACAACACTAAACACAATACGCCCACAAACTTCAATCCTGAAGGCATAAAAAATTACGTGTTTGTGGAACAAGATTCCCCCAGACTGTAACCCCAAATCTCAACATGGCAACTTTGACCTGATATCCGGGCTTTATCTTTTATATATGACCTTTCAGTTGACCtaatatgaaatttacagtcTTGTAAAGTTTAAAAAAGTTACAACCAAGACTAAAATTTGAGaagcaaacaaaacaaacaagaggtactgtgagcaatgctcactaagaataccccacgcttaccccaatctcccaaagggtgttggtaataggtataaactacctcttttctgagtgtaaaaaacaaatggcatgacaaaccgaaccatattgctacttcgatgtccagtgcacgtgacctttgactttttttttgacctcaaaatcgatggggtacatcttcatcccatgggtagtccatatgtatgatatggtgactgtaggtggaaaggataacgctttagagcccggaaaccatattgctacttcgatgtccagtgcgcttgacctttgaccttttgaccccaaaatcgatagggaacatcttcatcccatgggttgtccatatgtatgatatggtgactgtaggtggaaaggataacgctttagagcccggaaaccatattgctacttcgatgtccagtgcgcgtgacctttgaccttttgaccccaaaatcgatagggaacatcttcatcccatgggtagttcatatgtatgatatggtgtattaggtggaaaggataatgctttagagcccggaaaccattccgtctacagacggacggacggacagacagacggacaacccgattccagtataccccccacaacttgttgcggggggtataaaaacaacATGCCCCATTCTTTGATATTGTgacataaaatgcattttaatatATGTGTCGTCACTAAATCATCTTTCTGtattcatatgcacattgtttacaactgcagtgtgttcatgaggaaatgccaGTCATAACAATCTGTAGAGGTATTAATGGCAAAACCACTGgaaatgtatatattgaaatacatactcCACTAAAATAAGTACTCGGAGAATAAAAGAGTGTACACAAAATTCATGATCAGATGTCTATAGGAGCCATACAGATTTtgtgaattatctccctttaaaTACACTGTGCAATAGAAGTTTTCACTTCATTTTACTCTTCTGAATCTTTCTCTTCAATTGCAACATTAAGAAAGTACAggaatattttacaaaaacacAGGAATTGAGAGATAGGAAAAGCAATCTCATGATATTGTTAACATGGAGATCTCACCTTGGTCTCGGCTTGCTTCCTGAGTTCTAATTGGTGGGTGGCACATATTGTGTGCATTGTAGCCAAGTCTCTCGCTACACTGTCAACTGGCAAGGAGTTTTCTGAAGAGAACTCATTGTCATCAACCTGTTGACGATAAAATCATTCACCATATATTTTGTCTATGTAAGTGAGGTGTCTTCCAGACTTTGGAAAATTATCAATGGCCTTACAGTAAATGATTTTAATCACAAACACTTTCACTGCTTCAATAAGTGAATCTTTGCATGCCTAGATGCCTGATTATCTTACTCCCATTTCTCCCTAGATTTAATCCTATTTCATAAACGTTCATATTAAAGTGCCCAGGGTTTCCAGGTCATCCAATCAAAACGTGTCTCTCATGCTAGCTTATATTAATCATATACAGTAATGACAGCACCCATTCTTCAGCTGCCCTGTTGCCCATGACGTCAAAGGATTTTTCCCCCCAAAAAGAGGTGTAAAATATCTGATGAAACATTTAAGGTATAGAGACAACAGATTATGTACCACACCCAGATGATGATCAAGGGAAGTGTATGTGTGGTTTGTGAGGAACAAAAAACCACAGGGGCTTGCTCgcatctttcaaaatattctatatGAATAAGACTGTTGTTAATTTCCCACCACCCCCCGAACTTAATTTTACAAGCTGGGAGCAAGTCCCTTTGAGCAAAATGAACATACTCTCAAAAATTGCAAAGACATCAAAACAGAGCTGGAGTCATTGAAAACAAAGACACACACTGATCATGATGTTGAGGTACAATATAGACACACACTGATCGTGATGTTAAGGGACAATATAGACACACACTGATCATGATGTTGAGGGACAATATAGACACACACTGATCGTGATGTTGAGGGACAATATAGACACACAATGATCGTGATGTTGAGGGACAATATAGACACACAATGATCGTGATGTTGAGGGAAAACAAAGACACACACTGATCATGATGTTGAGGGACAATATAGACATACACTGATCATGATGTTGAGGGAAAACAAAGACACACACTGATCATGATGTTGAGGGACAATATAGACACACAATGATCGTGATGTTGAGAGAAAACAAAGACACACACTGATCATGATGTTGAGGGACAATATAGACACACACTGATCATGATGTTGAGGGACAATATAGACACACAGTGATCGTGATGTTGAGGGACAATATAGACACACACTGATCGTGATGTTGAGGGAAATCAAAGACACACACTGATCGTGATGTTGAGGGAAAACAAAGACACACACTGATCGTGATGTTGAGGGAAAACAAAGACACACACTGATCATGATGTTGAGGGACAATATAGACACACACTGATCGTGATGTTGAGGGAAAACAAAGACACACACTGATCATGATGTTGAGGGAAATATAGACACACACAGACAGCGGAACATAATGCTGTACATTTGGTACACTACAATCAATAAAATGTGTTGTAAGAACAAGGTacaattgtgtacataaaaaggcccaaaaatttctctgttttaaatgtgtcttgaataaAGCTTAATCTCTGTTttaagtaagttaaatatatgccaagtatactatctcaacttaaatcaaagttgtTGCTTACTTGATAGCATAATAATGTCATAAATAAGACTTTTTTGCgcttttttcaaaaacagcTTGATAACAgttaaatttcatccagattattgtttaggaaaaggtgtgcccatcctttgagtaaaatgaaattaatatatatcgTGTGTCAAAAGAAGATGAATAATGTATTTGAAAACGAATTTGCTCGACCCATGGgttgtatgttttctgaaaggaaaaccccctgaatttatgaattttttcattgattttggcatgtttgcaattttatgtcaacttcacgctcctgtcgtataacacaaagcaattttttgatcaaattaaacatattttgggtttgcttatacattccttatttgaatgccagattttgggactcctactgaaatcatccattttctgggccagatgactgtagaatcTGTACCTGCTTCTTTACACCCCTCCCCAGTAAAGTTAAACAGCCATTAAATTGGACACTATTGAGATGTAGTAAGGCCTTCATCACTGTAGAGTCAATAACAGGGGATTTGGAGTCAGAACACAACTCGTAATCTTTTTATCCGATTATCTCTTGGCAAAAAGTCTTGAAGTGggcaatgtgtgtgtgtgtgtgtgtggggggggggggggggggggtatgaaaaTACAAGGGGTAGATGAGAGTAAGTGAATCAGACTTTGGCTTGTGAAGATGTAGGAGGTGTTGTGCATCAGAATACTGTATTGTCAGTGTTGATGTAAACATCTACATGGTATTAATTTTTTGGTTGAAGTTTTTCATAGTAGTTCACTCCCCTGTCATTTGAATTCATAAGAATGTCTTAATCATAAAAGCTATGAAAATTATACTCCTATATAAAAGAGTGATTTCACAGTGCATAAATATCAATGAGATAATTAAAGAAAGCAAACAATCAGTCATAATTTGTCAACGATACTCACAGACAATTCATCCAAAAATTGGATCATTCTTGGTTTATTTTTCTTGATAAATGGATTTATCACTTCCATGAAAGCCTCCTATGGAgagaaggaaaaaaatatttctagcAAACCTACAATATAGGTGTGATGTTTTCAATAATAAAGagattaattaaaaaaaattttctAACAGTTTGCTAATCACAAACTCACTTTGATTCCAAATTCCACCAGATTTGCCAGGTTTTGTAATGCTTTCGCGATTAATTTTAATGTTCTACAGGCAACATCTGATGGTGTCTCTAGAAAGTAAAGAGTAAATAATTCATACAGTCATCAATACATACATGTTTGTGTGGTCAAGTTAAAACAAAAAGTAAACCATACCTGTTATCAAATTGAAAGATTTGGGGTTTAGGATTGCCGGACACAATAGTCTCAGAAAGATGAATCCACTGTAAATACAACAGAAGGAGTAACTATATATCAATGTTCTGTTTACTATACAAAAATAGCAGTCAGTTATCAAAATACACTTCATGCAACTTGAACAGAAATTTAAGAATCACATTTTTGATAGACGTCTAGGTTTCTGGAGAAATGAAACACTAAAAACAGACCTGACAACACGAGTCCTCACACTCTCGTCCGACGGCCATTTGGCAGACACACTCCGCTGTAGACAGCCACATATATACCGCAAAACTCTGAAAGAGTCTCATACGTAAACATATATACCGCAAAACTCTGAAAGAAACTCATACGTAAACATGTATACCGCAGAACTCTAAAAGAGTCTCATACGTAAACATATATACCGCAAAACTTTCAAAGAGACTCATACGTAAACATATATACTGCAGAAATCTAAAAGAGTCTCATACGTAAACATATAGTGTATATCGCAGAACTCTGAAAGAAACTCGTACGTACACATATATATCGCAGAACTCTGAAAGAAACTCGTACGTAAACATATATACTGCAGAACTTAAAAGAGTCtcatacataaacatatacagtgtatatcacaGAACTCTGAAAGAAACTCATACGTAAACATATATACCGCAGAACTCTGAAAGAGACTTACTCATACATAAACAAAAACACCACATCCAGAATTCCTCGTCTGAGCATCTTGAATACTAAATTTTACCTGGGACAGCTGCCTCTGGATTTAAATATGGATTCTGTCACCTCCTCCAGGAAATGTAAGAAGTGTTCTCTGTTTGTTCCAATATCACATCCACTGTCTAGCATAGTGGGATTAAGCTATAAAAAAAGTACACACACTGGTAGATTTCTTtacatgatgtacatgtatttcctgcATACTTGGAAATTAGTGTCATAATTTTGAAAGGGATAATAATTTATTGCATTCTCTTTCATACATGTTTTTCTTTAATAGTATTGTAGTGTGGATATAGAACTTTCTCCCGGTCTGGAATACTTTTAGTTATGTTTGTCGTTCAAAAACTGAATATTTACAGTGGAGAACTGTTTTCCTTTCCTTTCCATATTTTAGACCCACATGGAGCCACCTGGATCCACAACAAAATTACTGCACTGTCAAAAGCGTGTATCATTATTGTGGATTTCTACAGGCAGGAAAAATCATGCCTAGATTGATCAAGAAATCACGGAAAGAGTGCAATATACATTAAGTGAATCCGCTCCGCTGTTCAAAGATACTGTGTGAGGCAATATTAATGCTGCATTAAATTGTAATTCATTATCAGAATTGTGAATCTTGTCATGGGTGTATAGTTTGGCATTAGTGACACAATGAAGAAAAGCAGAGGTCCGCTCTACAGGAGTAAACTTATAGAACTTTGATACTGTTCACTGGGTGTAACCATAACACACATATTGGAAAAATTTCACAGACTTGAATATTACGTTATCTAAAAACAGGGATCAATAAAGTTGATTACAATACCAGTGTATTCAGCTAAAATTTACAACAGTCATTACAGCCATACAAATCCAGATTTCATTCAGAATACTAACAGATTTATCAAAGAATGTACCAAAGAAGAAATAACTTGTCTCAATAGCCACATTTGTGTACTGAATAAAGATTTGAGAAGAAAATGCCCTGCAATTTCATCTTGATATCACTAGTTTGCACAAAGCAATTGATTAACTTTTCGTCTTTAAAACATGGTATACACCTATATCATTTGTTATCATGCAAGTGGGCAATAAGTCTGGAGCTAGACATTGTGAAAAAGTGCTAGTTAGACAAACCACCGGATTTGCTGACACTTAACTTTGATCCACAGGAACTACTTATCCTCAATGAATTAGATCATTGAGGGAGACAATGATAGAAATCTTGACAACTATTAGAAAACTGACAAGTCATAAAGGGCCCCAGGCcatatttaaaagaatgtttgtttcccctccccCGGGTCTGACTTTTGAAACAGACCAGGCAGgcaggtgggttttttttgttggttttttttttaaacacctATGAAAAAGCAGCTCAGAACACTGATAGTCATTTTCAATAGTATCAGAAGAGTATGACATGTATTAGGCGAGCTTGTTTATATGTTGTTCACTGGATAacatcaaactggacatatttGAGTTTCGAAATCGTGAACAACTCTTATTTGTTCATGAAAATCTGGCTTGAAAGTCATGCCGTTTGTTAGCTTGTCAGACACAATGACAGAGACCTCGTCTAACTTATCTATGTTGTGATCATCATCTGCGGTTAAATCATTCAGCACGTCGTTCCAGGTACAACCTTTAGAATAACTGTAAAGTCGATTTACCACAATCGGACCACTTTTgatgtttgtttgtattttattctTGCAGTAGACGACAAAGCGATCTTCATGTCGCCCATCTTTGAAATCTTCCGACAACATCGAAACTTCGAGAGATAAATCCTGGCGACTTCCGAAAATAGCGAAAGTTAAATTTGGAACTGACACGATTTTTGTTCcggaaataaaaaaacaaaaacgcatgattttttgataaaaaattttTTGACCCGGGCCCTTTTTTGTGACCTGGCcgggcgaggggaaacaaacatatttttatttttagccccacaatgaatatttcaatcagGTGCTCAACTACTAAACTGTATGTCTGGTTGGGTAGTTGAATTGGTATGGTTGGTGCACCCATCCTAAATGTTTCTCTGGACTCAAAAGATATCACAAGCCATAGAAAGTCATCCAAGTAATATTTTAAATCTataaagtcccataactctgtaatgacaaaatgaataaatctgaaaaataaaagGTGTCTTCCTCTGCCTAATCCAAGTATgatgaataaaatttataacaagaggcccatgggccttgaatctctcttctgatacattgtagaacaggcaaaaattctcactaaccaagattcatcaattaacaaagtttgatgatgttaagtcaaatagtacctgaaaatttaaatgtaactgtccaaaagtaagtcacggtgacctacttttggtcgacacactgaagactcaagatgcatcaactgacagttcaaatagtattcaaatatagctgtcaaattccaaaagaaggccacagtgacctactttttgttcgacacactccaaagactcaagatgcatcaactgacaaagtttcataattgaagtcaaatagtacatgtatctgaaatattcagatataaatgtcaaattccaaaagtaggtcacattgacctactttttggttgacacactctgaagtctcaagacccatcaactgacaaagtttgatgattgtaagtcaaatagtatctgaaatattaaactATAGCCATCAagttccaaaagtaggtcacggtgacctactttttggtcaacaaactatgaagactcaagatgcatcaactgacagaGTTtaatgatcctagctttcatagtgtccaaaatatgcatctaaaattgaaaatgtgaaatttgaatgtctacaaaattcaaaaagttggtcactgtgacctacttctttataaatatgttttgaggcctctagactCATCAatttacaaggtttgatgattctaaacctctcggtatctgaaataacaacctaaaatgtattcataaatgattagtcacaaaattcagaaagtaggtcatggtgacaaacttttcacatgatgcagttcaaggtcccatgctccatcaactgacaacttttgatgatcataggctcaaaagtgtccaagatatgcatcaaaatccatttaatgataattacctgcgaaattcaaaaagtaggtcaccatgacctacttttgagacaacatgatattaggtcctaagatgcatcaactgacaaaatttgatgatcctagtccttatactaagcaaaatatcaaagttttaacaaaacaaaatttaaggtcaactttgaagtgaccttgagaccacaccctttgccccaggatgatgccttgaacaactttttatctacaacctatcctcatccatatgcataagtttggtgataatttgcccagtggttcttgagaagattttttagcaaccactacttttgtttgcattttttctaattatctccccttgttaaagggtcacaaccctagtttttagtacaaatgaaagcccttgggccaaggataccctgtgacaaatttgataaaaattggccaaggggttcttgagatatagccctttttccaaaaagttgactcACACCGCACGCCCGACATACAtgtatggccatatgattagctttttgagccttcggctcagaagagctaaaaatcttCTCTCAAAGAAACTTAAGTTATCACATGCCATAAGAAGTGCTGATGGACCGACGGTGTGTTTATTATAGGACACCCACCACCTCCTCAATAGAAGACT is a window from the Ostrea edulis chromosome 5, xbOstEdul1.1, whole genome shotgun sequence genome containing:
- the LOC125649785 gene encoding uncharacterized protein LOC125649785; its protein translation is MGQCRKFFVVVTKLETFKTLAYGSIFLIGLHYLIKFEQIKQNGAFQNINIPLEPNFVPLGIRESETFPTDGIDRIPHIIHQTWKNDQIPSKFSKWIHTWTKNHPGWTYYLWTDDSARQLIKERHPHLLKVFDGYSEGIRRADALRYVIMYEFGGIYADMDLENLKSLEPFTKKYACFLSQEPYEHPILDGNFENLVINAILGCRPKHPFMKKLMDRLPAFQHMWNVLDSTGPHFVTSVYQDFKAEYSYPDTHVNGIYLAPAEYFFPTIDPAKFFHFYSQCRKWEKLSEIQKTACKTLKVLGAKRKPLPFSYTDHHWEHTYIDLRLSLKGPINIHSLVPHAKIYSSIP